The DNA segment CGGTACCGGGGTGCTCGCGGCAGGCGCGCTTGGTTCCGGCTCCGCCGCCGCGCTCGTGCGCGCGGACCGGCCCTCGCTGACCCACGGCGTGCAGTCCGGTGACGTCAGTGCCGACTCGGCGATCGTGTGGACGAGGGCCGACCGGCCGTCCCGGATGATCGTCGAGGTCTCCGGCGACCCCGCGTTCCGGCGCACTCGCACCGTGCGCGGGCCGCTGCTGACTCCCGGCACCGGCGGGACGGGCAAGGTGCGCCTTCGCGGTCTTCGTCCGGGAAGTGAGGTGCACTACCGCGTCACGGCGCAGTCGCTGGATGGCAGGGTTGTCAGCGCGCCGCTGACGGGACGGTTGCGCACCGCGCCGCGAGGCGACGAGGACGTCCGGCTGCTGTGGTCGGGCGACGTCGCGGGACAGGGCTTCGGGATCAACCCCGAGATCGGCGGCATGACCGTGTTCGCCGCGATGGCGGCCAGGCGGCCCGACCTGTTCCTGCACTGCGGGGACACCGTCTACGCCGACGGTCCGCTCACCGAGAAGGTGGAACTTCCCGACGGCCGGGTCTGGCGCAACATCGTCACGCCGGAGAAGGCCAAGGTCGCCGAAACCCTCGCCGAGTACCGGGGACAGCACGCCTACAACCTGCTCGACGACAACCTTCGCGCGTTCGCGGCCGAGGTGCCGAGCTACGTTCAGTGGGACGACCACGAGGTCGTGAACAACTGGTATCCCGGCGAGATCCTGGATCTGCCCGAATACTCCGAGAAACGGGTGGACGTGCTGGCCCGCAGGGCCTTCCAGGCGTTTCACGAGTGGTATCCGATCGACCACAAGTCCGCGGTGGACGGACGGGTGTACCGCAACTTCCGGTACGGCGACAGGGTCGAGGTGTTCGTGCTCGACATGCGCAGCTACAAGGACCGCAACGACGCCGACCAGACGAAGCCCGGTTCCGTGCTGGGGCGAAGGCAGGCCGACTGGCTGGTGCGCGCGCTCGGCGCGAGCACGGCCACGTGGAAGATCGTTCAGGCCGATTTGCCGATCGGGCTCGTCGTGCCCGATGGCGACGACACCGGCGACATCGAGGGCGTCGCGAACGGGCTTCCCGGCGCGCCGGGTGGCAGGGAGGCCGAGCTGGCCATGGTGCTGAGGGAGATCGCGCGGCGAAGGGTGCGCAACGTGGTGTGGCTGACGGCCGACGTGCACTACACCGCCGCGCACCACTACTCGCCCGACCGTGCCGCGTTCACCGGCTTCGATCCGTTCTGGGAATTCGTGTCCGGCCCGCTCAACGCGGGAGCCTTCGGCCCGAACACACTGGATCCGACGTTCGGTCCCAAGGCCGTCTTCGTTCACGCGCCGCCGGTCGCGAACACGTCGCCGATGGGCGGTTTCCAGCATTTCGGCGAGCTCGACGTCGACGGCGCGAGCGGTGAGCTGACCGTCAGCCTCCGCGACGGTGCCGGTTCCTCCCTGTGGTCGACGACCCTGCGCCCGCAGGGCAGATGACCAGGCAGCTAGGCTGCGCACACCGTTGGTAGTGAATGAAGGAGTTACACCCCGTGAGTGAACGCACGCTGGTTCTGATCAAGCCCGATGGCGTCAAGCGGGGCCTCGTCGGTGAGGTGATTTCGCGCATCGAGCGCAAGGGTCTCACGATCGCCGCGATGGACCTGCGCAATGTCGAGCGTTCGGTGGCCGAAGAGCACTACGCCGAGCACAAGGAGAAGCCGTTCTTCGGCGAACTGCTGGAGTTCATCACCTCAGGCAAGGTCGTGGCGCTCGCGGTCGAGGGGCCGAGGGCGATCGCAGCCTTCCGCCAGCTCGCCGGTGGCACCGACCCTGTCGAGAAGGCGACGCCGGGCACCCTGCGCGGCGACTTCGCGCTGGAGACCCAGTTCAATCTCGTGCACGGCTCGGACGCGCCGGAGTCCGCGGAGCGCGAACTGAAACTCTGGTTCCCCGACCTCTGAGCGCATTCGACGCCGAGTTCCCTTGTCACCGCTGGGAAAGCTCCGTTCGCCACCTCTTGGCGAGGATGCCTTCCCGGCGGTGATTTTTTCCACTAGCGTCGATACGGCTAGTGGATCTCGGGGGAAAGGCTGGGGACGTGGGCGGATTTCGCAGGCGCATGGCCGTGCTTGGTTCGGTGCTCGTTGCGGCGGGTGTGCTGAGCGCGCCGCAGGCGCAGGCCGAACCTTCCGGGGAGCAGCCGCTTGGCACCAACGGCGCTGCCGTTCCGGAGGTGAACTGGGCGGAGTGTGCCGAGGGCGCGCCGGAATCCTACGAGTGCGCCGAGGTCGAGGTTCCCCTTTCCTATCGTGACCCGCACGGCGAGACGATCACGCTCGCGGTCGGCAGATTGCCTGCCGCCGACCAGGACCACAAACTCGGCACCATCTTCTACAACCCCGGTGGGCCAGGCGGTTCCGGCCGGTACGCCCCCGAACTGACCGACCGGTTGCACGAACGGTTCGACATCGTCGGATTCGATCCGCGTGGCATTCACGAGAGCACGCCGTTGCGGTGTTTCACCGACGACGAGGAGGCGGCCAAGCTCGCCGGAACCTTTCCCGTGACCATCCAGGAGAAGAAGCGGCGTATCGCCGAAACGGCGGAGGCGACCGCGTCGTGCGCCGAGAACGCGGGCCCGCTCGTCAACCACATGTCGACGGCCAACGTGGCGCGCGACATGGATCTGCTTCGCCAGGCCATCGGCGAGCAACAGCTTTCGTACTACGGCATTTCCTACGGCAGCCATCTGGGAACGGTGTACGCCAACCTGTTCCCCGACAAGGTGGGTTCGGTGGTCATCGACGCGGTGCTCGACCCCGTCGAGTGGACCGAGGGCTACCGGCCGGTCGATCGCTTCGCGCCGTTCAGTTTCCGTCTCGGCAGTCATGGTGGCGCGCAGCGCGCGCTGGAGACCTTCCTCGGCGCGTGCGAAAACGACGAACGATGCGCGTTCAGGGAACCGGGGCAGGACTTGCTCGCGAAGTACGACACCGTGCTCGACCGGTTGCTCGAACAGCCAGCGGTCATCACGCCACCCGGCGGGGAACCGACCGAGGTGACCTACCAGACGGCGGTGCAGGCCACGCTCGGCCAGTTGTACGACGCGGCGAGTTCGGCTTCGCTCGGCGAATTCCTCCAGGCGCTGGCCGACGCGACCGACCCTGACGTCGCGACCAAGGGCAGCGTGGTCGCCGAAATCCCAGAGGGCCCGCCCGCGCCCGGTTTTCAGACTCCGGGATATATCGGGCCGGAGCAGGGCGTGGCCGTGATGTGCGCTGACTCGGCCAACCCCGGCACGCCGTGGGTGTGGGACGGCTTCGCGAGGAAAGCCGATCGTGAGGCGCGGGGTTTCGGTTCGCAGTGGGTCTGGATGTCGCTGCCGTGTGCGACCTGGCCGGTAGCCGACGAGGACAGCTACGCCGGACCGTGGGACCGGCAGACGGCCAACCCGGTGCTGGTCATCGGCAACAGCCTCGGCGACCCGGCGACCCCGTACGACGATGCGGTGAGCACCTCCCGCCTGCTTGGCGACGCGCGGTTGCTGACGCTGGAGTCGTTCGGGCATGGCGCGAACGGCAACAGCGAGTGCGTCGACTCGGCCATGGACCGCTATTTCATCGACGGTGAGCTTCCTGAGGAGGGCACCGTGTGCCAGCCGGACAGGGCGCCTTTCGACCCGCCGTCCCAAGCCGAGTAGCCCGCACCCCAGCACTCCCGCACCCCCCGGGGTGTCGGCTCGCCCGCCGCGCGAGTCCTGTGCTCAAGCCGCCCGCCGCGCGAGTCCCGCACTCAGGCGCGCGAGTTCTGCATCCAGGCCGCCGAGTTCCGCACTCAGGTGGCCGAGTTCCGCACTCAGGCGCGCGAGTTCTGCATCCAGTAGGCGAGATCTGCGAACCTGGCTGGTGCGCGGGCGGAATGCGCGCCCGACAGGGGTCCCCGAGCGCTACGTCACCGCGTGGCACGGCAACCCGGCCGCCCGCAAGCGCTTGCGCCCGACCCGCGAAGTCCCCGGCGCGTCCCTAGACCTGAGTGCGGATCTCGGCCGCCCGAACGCGGATCTCGCTTACCTGAATGCGGAAATCGCCCGCCCGAACGTAGATCTCGCTTACCCGAGTGCGGATCTCGCCTACCCGAACGCGGATCTCGCGCACCCGAGTGCGGGACTCGCGCACGGGCGCGGGACTCGCCGAACGTCAGTCACCCGGCACGCCAACGGCACCGAGCCCCACGCTTTCCAGGATCTCACCAACGGCAAGGGTCTCCTCCGCCGTCAGGGCACCCAGCGGCCGGTTCGACAGCGGCGTGTCGATGATGCCCCGCAACGCCATCGCCGCCTTGAACGCACCCAGCGCCCCTGCCGTGAAACCGATCCTGCCGAGATCGGCGACCCCGATGATCGTGAACAGCTTCGCCAGTCTGTCCTGTTCGGACCGTGCTGTCTCGACGTCGCCCGCGAGCGCGGCGCGGTACAGCCGCACATAACCGTGCGGGTCCACATTGCCCAGTCCGGGAACGAGTCCGGCCGCCCCGAGGCCCATCGCCGTGTCGGCGAGCAGTTCCGAACCGGTCAGCGCGGGAAGCCCGGTCCGGCGAAGGATCTCCCGGAAACTCGTCAGATCACCGCTGGAGTCCTTGAGCGCCACCACGGTCTTGGATTCGGCCAGTTCGGTGACGATGTCCGGAGTCAGTGCCGTCCCCACCGCACTGGGAATGTCGTAGGCGATCACCGGAACGTCGCTCGCGGCCTGCACGTACCGGAAGTGCGCGACGGTCTCGCCCGGATGTGGCCGCACATAGAACGGTGCCGTCACGACGACGGCGTCGGCGCCCGCCGCCGAAGCCTGCGCGACGTGCTCGGCGACCCTGCGGGTTCCGGTGTCGACGGCACCGGCCAGCACCGGCACGGCCCCCGCGACCGCGCCGGCCGTGACCTCGATGATCTCCTTGCGCTGCACGGTGTCCAGCAGCGCGACCTCTCCCGTCGAACCGCAGACGAACACTCCGTCCACACCGGCCGCGAGCTGGAATTCCACGAGCCGTTCGAGTGATCGCCTGTCCACGTCGCCGTGCTCGTCGAGCGGGGAGACGAGCGGCGGGATGACACCGCGCGGAGCGAGGTCCGTATCAGCGACCACTGGTGGTTTTCCTTTCCTTCTGGACGAACGCGGGTGCGTCCGAGTCGATGTTGAGCGCGCGGCCGATCCGCGCGGGGAGGTCGAAGCCGATGATCAGGGCGACGACGACGGTGAGGGAACCGGCGAGCACCATGAGCGCGGTGCCGAGACTGCCGATGTCGTCGGCGATGGCCGCACCGGCCAACGGCGCGACCGCGCCGCCGAGCGCGCCGACGTTGTAGGAGAAGCCGAGCCCGGCGGCCCGTAGCCGGGTGGGGAAGTGGTCACCGATGTACTTGGGCAGCAGCCCCGAGATGCCTTGGCTCGTGGCCTGCATGGCGAACAGCAGCACCCACAGCAGTACGACGTTGCCCGCGGGAAGCAGGAAGGCGGGAAACACGAACGCCAGGGACACGAAGAGCCCGAGCACGTAGGTGCGGCGGGTGCCGAGCTTGTCGCCGATGACCCCCGCGAGGCACGAGCCCGCAGCGTAGCCCAGCCCGGCCCAGGTGAGCGCCGTCGAGACTTGCCCGGCGTCGTAGCCGAGGTCGCTCTTGAGGTAGGTCGGCAGGAGCGACTGGATGGGCCACGAGTAGAGGAACGCGCAGAACACCGTGACCATGATCGCGATCATCACCGGCCACAACCGGCCGGCGAGTTGTACCGCGAAGGCGACGAAACACAGTACCGACAACGCGATCAGCCATGGCGTCGCGCCGCCGCCGGAGTTGGTGAAGATGAACACGAGTGCCGCGGACAGCAGGATCGCGAGCGCCGTGTTGGGCAGTCGTCGCCGTGCGGAGAACAGCATCGACGAGGTGGTGACGTCCTTGCGGCCCTCGACCTCTTCTTTCCACTCGGCGGCCTCCGGCAGCGCGCGGCGAAGGTAGAGGGCCAGCGCGATCGGCACGATTCCGATGTAGAACAGCCAGCGCCAGTTGGTGGCGGGAACGATGAGTTCGTAGGCGAGAGCGGCGAGCACGGTGCCGACCGGATAGGCGGAAAGCAGGAACCCGGTGGCCCTGTTGCGCATCGACTTCGGCCACGACTCCATGACGTAGGTCGCGCTCGACCCGTATTCGCCTGCCATGCCGAGCCCGACGACGGCACGGAAGATGAACAGCGACCAGTAGTCCCACGCGAAGCCGCACAGACCGCTGCCGACGGAGAAGGCGATGATCGCGATGATCATCGCGGGTTTGCGGCCGTAGCGGTCGGCGACGGCGCCGAGTACGAGACCGCCGAGCCAGCGGGAGACGAACGCGGCGGAGACCAGCGTCGCCGCGGTGGTGAGATTGAGATCGAAGTCGTCGGCGATCTCGGTGAGGATGAGCGTGATGAGGATGAAGTCGAAGCCGTCGAGCAGGTAGCCCAGCCAGGCGGCGAAGAAGGCTTTGCGCTGCGCTCCGCTGAGTTGCCGGAACGACCCCGGTGTCTCCGGTGGCGACGATGCCATGTCTGAACCTCTCTCGCGGCTCTCAAGACATAGGATGTCCTATGTCAGCGGGTACCGTAGCCCTCCGCCGGGCGGGACGCAAGCATCGGTCGCGGGCCGTCGACCAAGCAGGTCGTTCGCCTTCACGGGGTCACCGGCGCCGCTGCATCTAGACTTCCTCGGTGTGAGTACCTCGGCGAGTGGGCGGCAGGCAGGCGCGCGTGCCAACCAGCGCGCCCTCCAGGAGACGATCAAGCGGCTCATCGTCGAGAGGGGCCTGGTACCCGGATCGCCACTTCCCACCGAGTTCGAGCTCATGGACGAACTCGCCGTGAGCAGGCATCCGCTGCGCGAGGCGATGAAGGCGCTCGAAGCGGTCGGCATCGTCGACATCCGGCATGGTTACGGAACCTACGTCGGCTCGGTTCCGTTGTCGGCGCTCGAGGCCGGTCTCGCTTTCCGCAGCGCGCTGTCCGTGCGCGGCGACCACGCCGACATCCGGCACCTGCTCGAAGTCAGGGAGGTGCTGGAAACCGGTCTCGTCGGCAAGGTGCTCGGTGTCTACGACCTGCTCGACTTCGCCGCGCTCGACGAGGCCGTCACCGAGATGGAGCGGGCGGCCTCGCGGGATCGTTACGCGCCGGAGCAGGACTGGCGCTTCCACGAGGCACTGTATCGCCCGCTCGGCAACGATCTGGTGCTCGATCTGCTTGAGGTCTTCTGGAAGGTGTTCCGCACGATCGACCCGCAGATCCCGCACGTCGCAGACACTCCCGCCGTGACGGCGCAGTGGCACAGGGCGATCCTGGAAGCGTTGCGTGCCAAGGACGAACCCGCGCTGCGAGCGGCGATGGACGAGCACTTCCGCGGTATCCGCGCCAGGGTGACGACCGGCGCCGAAGCGGCGGGCTGAGCGCGAGCGGAATGTTTCCGCCGGTGCCGCGTTCCCCGCGGTAAACGGCTCGATTTTTGTCGGTGGGCCGTGGCAGTGTGCAAACCGTGGGCGGTGACGTGGACGACGTGATGGTGGAGGCCAAGGCGCTGGTCAAGCGTTTCGGTGAATTCGAGGCCGTGCGCGGCGTCGACGTGCACGTACGGCGAGGTGAGGCGTTCGGGTTCCTCGGCCCCAACGGGGCCGGTAAATCCTCGACCATGCGCATGATCGCCGCCGTGTCACCGCGTTCAGACGGCGAGCTGAGGGTGCTCGGGATGGACCCCGATCGCGACGGTCCGCGCATCAGGGCGCGGCTTGGTGTCGTGCCGCAACAGGACAACCTCGACACCGAGTTGACCGCGCGGCAGAACCTGCATGTCTACGGCCGCTACTTCGGGCTGTCGCGAGCGCAGGTCAGGGCGCGGGCAGACGAACTGCTCGACTTCGCCCAGCTGAGCGAGCGCGCCGACGACGAGGTGGAACCCCTTTCCGGCGGGATGAAGCGGCGGCTCACCATCGCGAGGTCGCTGGTCAACGATCCCGAGCTGCTGTTGCTCGACGAACCGACGACGGGGCTCGACCCGCAGGCGCGGCACCTGTTGTGGGACCGGCTGTTCCGGCTCAAGACGACCGGGGTCACGCTCATCATCACGACTCATTACATGGACGAGGCAGAGCAGCTCTGCGACCGTCTGGTCGTCATGGACGACGGCAAAATCGTCGCGGAGGGCTCGCCGGCGGAGCTGATCGCGAGGTACTCCACGAGGGAGGTGCTGGAGCTGCGGTTCCCTCCCGGCGAGCAGGAGGCGGCGATACCGACCGTCGAAGACCTCGGCGAGCGGATCGAGGTGCTTCCCGACCGGCTGCTCGTCTACACCGGCGTGGGGGAGTCCGCGCTGGAGCAGGCGCACACGAGGGGAGTGCGCCCGCTGTCGAGCCTGGTCCGGCGCAGCACTCTCGAAGACGTCTTTCTGCGGCTGACCGGCCGGACGCTGGTGGAGTGATGACGGTCGTATCCACCGGCAAGGTCGTCGGCTCGTGGCGCGCGGCCTGGCTGAGAGTCGAAGGGCACTGGACCTGGTACCGCCGTTACTGGAAGTCCAATCTGTACTCATCGGGCCTCCAGCCGCTGCTTTTCCTCGCCGCGATGGGCATCGGTTTCGGTTCGCAGGTCGAGCCGGGGCCCGCGACGGGAGGACTGTCCTATCTGCACTACGTCGCGCCCGCGCTGCTCGTCGCGGGAGCAGTGCAGAACGCCATCGGCGAGGCCAGTTTTCCCGTGCTGTCGGGATTCAAGTGGCAGAAGGACTTCTTCGCGGTGACGGCCACCCCGGTCACCGCGGGACAGTTGCTCGGAGGGCAGCTCATCTGGGTCGCGCTCCGGCTGCTGATCGCGAGTGTGGTCTACGCGCTCGTCGCCGGTCTTTTCGGGGCATGGCTGGGGTTGGGAGTACTCGTCGCGGTGCTCGTGGCCATCGCGACCGGCCTCGCCTGCGCCGTGCCGATGATGGCTATCGCGGCGACGACCTACGACGAGGGTACGCGATTCACGTCGATCTTCCGGTTCCTCGTGATGCCGATGATCCTGTTCGCGGGCACCTTCTTCCCCATCGCTCAGATACCGGCCGGGTTGCGCTGGCTGGCCTGGATTTCCCCGCTGTGGCACGGTAATGAGCTCGCTCGCGGGAGCGCGCTCGGTGGCCTCGGCTTCCCGCAGGCGCTCGGGCATCTGGCCTATCTCGCGGCGCTGTTCACGGTGAGCTGGGTATTGGCGAGGCATTACTTCTACAAGCGGCTGGTGGTGTGACCGTGGTTGATCGCACCTCACCTCGGCGTGGTGGACTGCTGCTGCGCGTATTGCCGCCCGCGTTGTACGCGGGAAGGGCCAGCGCGCTCATCGAGCGCTCGGTGCTGGCCTACTCGCGTGCGTGGCTGGTCTTCCTGTCCGGTGTCTTCGAGCCGCTCTTCTACCTGGTTGCCTTCCAGATCGGGTTCGGAAAGCTGGTCGGCGATGTCGTCGGTCCCGGTGGCGAGACCATCAGCTATGTCGCGTTCGTGGCACCGGCTTTGCTGGCCGCCTCGGCCATGAACGGGGCGGTGTTCGACTCGACGTTCGGGGTCTTCTTCAAATACCGCTACCAGAAGACCTACGACGCGATGCTGGCGACGCCGGTCGGGCCGCTGGACATCGCGCTGGGCGAGATCGGCTGGGCAGTGCTCAGGGGTGGCCTTTACGCGCTGTCCTTCCTCGGCGTGATGGGTGCGATGGGGCTGGTGGTCACGCCGTGGGCGGTGCTGCTGGTACCGGCCGCGCTGCTGGTCTCGTTCGCCTTCGCCGCCGTCGGCATGGCTTGCGCGACGTTCTTGCGCTCCACGTCGCAATTCGACTTCATCCAGCTCGCCGTCATGCCGATGTTCTTGTTCTCAACGACCTTCTTCCCGCTGTCGGTCTATCCCGACGCCCTGCAATACGTCGTGCAATGCGTCCCGCTGTACCACGGAGTCGAATTGATGCGCGGTCTTTCCACCGGTGTGCTCGATCCCAGCATGATCGGGCACGTCGCGTATCTGCTCGTCATGGCCTGCGTCGGTGTCTGGGCCGCTTCCCGCAGGCTGGCCGGGCTGCTGCTGACCTGACACCGCGGCGAGCGCGTCGACCATGCCGCGACCGTAGAAGCCGTTGTAGCCCTCATAACCGGAGCAATAGGCGTCCTGCGTGCCGTTGCCGGTGAGGTCGTAGTCGTCGGGGCAGGCAACTGGAGTCGCCGCCGCGGCCAGCGCGGTGCGCAACCGCTCGGGGGTCGCCTCCCCGTCGCGCGCCGCCAGCAGCGCGGCGATACCCGTCACGTGCGGCGCCGCCATCGAGGTCCCGCACAGCGACGCGTAGCCGCCGGGCACCGTGGACAGCACGCATCGCCCGCTGTCGCCACCCGGCGCGGTCAGATCGACGACGCCGAGCCCGTAGGAGCTGTATCCGGTCTTGAGCCCGTCCTTGTCGACGGCGGAGACGGTGACGCTGCCGCGCAGGCCGGCGGGCAGAGCCTCGCAGCCCCCCTGCTGCGCGGAGGAGGGCGGCGACGCGGGCGAGGGGGTGAGGTTTACGGCATCGTTGGTCGCCGCGGCGACGGTGAGCGTTCCCTCGGTCTCCGCGTAGTCGGCTGCTCTGGTGATGGCTTCCCTGACGACCCCGAAGCCCTCGGTCGGCGTGCACGACGGCGTGCCGGGGGTGACGAAGTAACTGTTGTTGGTCACGGTCATGCCGTGTCGCGCGGCCCACATGAGTCCGCAGACGGCGGCCTCGGGGTCGACGTAGCCGCGGTCGTCGACGACCTTGACCGAGGCCAGCCGGACGCCGGGAGCCACGCCGGTGATGCCCTTGCCGTTGTCGGCGGCGGCGACGATGCCCGCGACGTGTGTGCCGTGTGCCGATCCGGTGGGTTCCCATGCGGCGCGCCGGGTCTCCGGAG comes from the Prauserella marina genome and includes:
- a CDS encoding ABC transporter permease, which produces MTVVSTGKVVGSWRAAWLRVEGHWTWYRRYWKSNLYSSGLQPLLFLAAMGIGFGSQVEPGPATGGLSYLHYVAPALLVAGAVQNAIGEASFPVLSGFKWQKDFFAVTATPVTAGQLLGGQLIWVALRLLIASVVYALVAGLFGAWLGLGVLVAVLVAIATGLACAVPMMAIAATTYDEGTRFTSIFRFLVMPMILFAGTFFPIAQIPAGLRWLAWISPLWHGNELARGSALGGLGFPQALGHLAYLAALFTVSWVLARHYFYKRLVV
- the ndk gene encoding nucleoside-diphosphate kinase, with protein sequence MSERTLVLIKPDGVKRGLVGEVISRIERKGLTIAAMDLRNVERSVAEEHYAEHKEKPFFGELLEFITSGKVVALAVEGPRAIAAFRQLAGGTDPVEKATPGTLRGDFALETQFNLVHGSDAPESAERELKLWFPDL
- a CDS encoding ABC transporter ATP-binding protein, coding for MVEAKALVKRFGEFEAVRGVDVHVRRGEAFGFLGPNGAGKSSTMRMIAAVSPRSDGELRVLGMDPDRDGPRIRARLGVVPQQDNLDTELTARQNLHVYGRYFGLSRAQVRARADELLDFAQLSERADDEVEPLSGGMKRRLTIARSLVNDPELLLLDEPTTGLDPQARHLLWDRLFRLKTTGVTLIITTHYMDEAEQLCDRLVVMDDGKIVAEGSPAELIARYSTREVLELRFPPGEQEAAIPTVEDLGERIEVLPDRLLVYTGVGESALEQAHTRGVRPLSSLVRRSTLEDVFLRLTGRTLVE
- a CDS encoding dihydrodipicolinate synthase family protein, which gives rise to MVADTDLAPRGVIPPLVSPLDEHGDVDRRSLERLVEFQLAAGVDGVFVCGSTGEVALLDTVQRKEIIEVTAGAVAGAVPVLAGAVDTGTRRVAEHVAQASAAGADAVVVTAPFYVRPHPGETVAHFRYVQAASDVPVIAYDIPSAVGTALTPDIVTELAESKTVVALKDSSGDLTSFREILRRTGLPALTGSELLADTAMGLGAAGLVPGLGNVDPHGYVRLYRAALAGDVETARSEQDRLAKLFTIIGVADLGRIGFTAGALGAFKAAMALRGIIDTPLSNRPLGALTAEETLAVGEILESVGLGAVGVPGD
- a CDS encoding FadR/GntR family transcriptional regulator — protein: MSTSASGRQAGARANQRALQETIKRLIVERGLVPGSPLPTEFELMDELAVSRHPLREAMKALEAVGIVDIRHGYGTYVGSVPLSALEAGLAFRSALSVRGDHADIRHLLEVREVLETGLVGKVLGVYDLLDFAALDEAVTEMERAASRDRYAPEQDWRFHEALYRPLGNDLVLDLLEVFWKVFRTIDPQIPHVADTPAVTAQWHRAILEALRAKDEPALRAAMDEHFRGIRARVTTGAEAAG
- a CDS encoding ABC transporter permease is translated as MTVVDRTSPRRGGLLLRVLPPALYAGRASALIERSVLAYSRAWLVFLSGVFEPLFYLVAFQIGFGKLVGDVVGPGGETISYVAFVAPALLAASAMNGAVFDSTFGVFFKYRYQKTYDAMLATPVGPLDIALGEIGWAVLRGGLYALSFLGVMGAMGLVVTPWAVLLVPAALLVSFAFAAVGMACATFLRSTSQFDFIQLAVMPMFLFSTTFFPLSVYPDALQYVVQCVPLYHGVELMRGLSTGVLDPSMIGHVAYLLVMACVGVWAASRRLAGLLLT
- a CDS encoding alkaline phosphatase D family protein, which encodes MTEQTPLPRRAMLKAGLVGTGVLAAGALGSGSAAALVRADRPSLTHGVQSGDVSADSAIVWTRADRPSRMIVEVSGDPAFRRTRTVRGPLLTPGTGGTGKVRLRGLRPGSEVHYRVTAQSLDGRVVSAPLTGRLRTAPRGDEDVRLLWSGDVAGQGFGINPEIGGMTVFAAMAARRPDLFLHCGDTVYADGPLTEKVELPDGRVWRNIVTPEKAKVAETLAEYRGQHAYNLLDDNLRAFAAEVPSYVQWDDHEVVNNWYPGEILDLPEYSEKRVDVLARRAFQAFHEWYPIDHKSAVDGRVYRNFRYGDRVEVFVLDMRSYKDRNDADQTKPGSVLGRRQADWLVRALGASTATWKIVQADLPIGLVVPDGDDTGDIEGVANGLPGAPGGREAELAMVLREIARRRVRNVVWLTADVHYTAAHHYSPDRAAFTGFDPFWEFVSGPLNAGAFGPNTLDPTFGPKAVFVHAPPVANTSPMGGFQHFGELDVDGASGELTVSLRDGAGSSLWSTTLRPQGR
- a CDS encoding alpha/beta hydrolase, which produces MGGFRRRMAVLGSVLVAAGVLSAPQAQAEPSGEQPLGTNGAAVPEVNWAECAEGAPESYECAEVEVPLSYRDPHGETITLAVGRLPAADQDHKLGTIFYNPGGPGGSGRYAPELTDRLHERFDIVGFDPRGIHESTPLRCFTDDEEAAKLAGTFPVTIQEKKRRIAETAEATASCAENAGPLVNHMSTANVARDMDLLRQAIGEQQLSYYGISYGSHLGTVYANLFPDKVGSVVIDAVLDPVEWTEGYRPVDRFAPFSFRLGSHGGAQRALETFLGACENDERCAFREPGQDLLAKYDTVLDRLLEQPAVITPPGGEPTEVTYQTAVQATLGQLYDAASSASLGEFLQALADATDPDVATKGSVVAEIPEGPPAPGFQTPGYIGPEQGVAVMCADSANPGTPWVWDGFARKADREARGFGSQWVWMSLPCATWPVADEDSYAGPWDRQTANPVLVIGNSLGDPATPYDDAVSTSRLLGDARLLTLESFGHGANGNSECVDSAMDRYFIDGELPEEGTVCQPDRAPFDPPSQAE
- a CDS encoding MFS transporter, with the translated sequence MASSPPETPGSFRQLSGAQRKAFFAAWLGYLLDGFDFILITLILTEIADDFDLNLTTAATLVSAAFVSRWLGGLVLGAVADRYGRKPAMIIAIIAFSVGSGLCGFAWDYWSLFIFRAVVGLGMAGEYGSSATYVMESWPKSMRNRATGFLLSAYPVGTVLAALAYELIVPATNWRWLFYIGIVPIALALYLRRALPEAAEWKEEVEGRKDVTTSSMLFSARRRLPNTALAILLSAALVFIFTNSGGGATPWLIALSVLCFVAFAVQLAGRLWPVMIAIMVTVFCAFLYSWPIQSLLPTYLKSDLGYDAGQVSTALTWAGLGYAAGSCLAGVIGDKLGTRRTYVLGLFVSLAFVFPAFLLPAGNVVLLWVLLFAMQATSQGISGLLPKYIGDHFPTRLRAAGLGFSYNVGALGGAVAPLAGAAIADDIGSLGTALMVLAGSLTVVVALIIGFDLPARIGRALNIDSDAPAFVQKERKTTSGR